A window from Rhea pennata isolate bPtePen1 chromosome 1, bPtePen1.pri, whole genome shotgun sequence encodes these proteins:
- the APAF1 gene encoding apoptotic protease-activating factor 1 isoform X3, with the protein MQKGLSRVGQEDYFPGGVHWISVGKQDKAGLLIKLQNLCSRLDHDCTLSQRPPLNVEEAKDRLRLLMLRKYPRSLLVLDDIWDSWVLKAFDNQCQVLITSRDRSVTDAVAGNKYEVHVESGLAHEKGLEVLSLFVNKKITELPEQANCIVRECKGSPLVISLIGALLRDFPGRWEYYLKQLQNKQFKRIRKSSSYDYEALDEAMSISVEQLNEKLKDYYKDLSILPKDVKVPTKVLCILWDMETEEVEDILQEFVNKSLLFCDRNGKSFHYYLHDLQLDFLTEKNRNQLEELHKNIVNQYKKYYKLNMPIPSQEDCMYWYNFLAYHMAGANMQEELRDLMFSLDWIKTKTELVGPAHLIHEYVEYSSILDQKDSIIRENFQEFLSLNGHLLGRPPFPDIIQLGLCQPETSEVYQQAKLLAQPEAGMFYLEWINKKSMKNLSRLVVRPHRDAVYHACFSQDGQRIASCGADKTLQVFKAESGERLLEISAHDDEILCCTFSADGTFVATCSADKKVKIWNSRTGQCIHVYEEHSEQVNCCQFNNGISQYLLATCSNDTFIKLWDLNRKYCRNTMFGHVNSVSHCKFSPNDEYIASCSTDGTVKLWEVHSANELKTIEIKDFFKTADEQPDDVEILVKCCCWSGNSATILAAAKNKLLLFDVKTSNLLKQVIVSHHSMIQYCDFCPGDELVAVALSHCSVELWNIKSLSKIADCRGHTSWVHCVTFSPDGSLFMTSSDDQTIRIWETNKVCKSSDAVLKSELDVVFLNGEVMILAIYNHHHLQLINGNTDSIIMQTEAQESLIRCCCLSGDLTFAAFGQENGTIKVLRLSDGKVLKTLKAYTTSVQHCQFTSDCQTVISCAHNTVIQVWSWQLNDCVFLRGHKEAVKDFRLLEDSKLLSWSFDGTVKVWNIITGKAEKDFACHGDTVLSCAVSPDGSKFSSASADKTAKIWSFESSSALHELNGHEACVRCCAFSSNSKLLATGDDKGEIRIWDALTGELVHFCSPLTVDEGEPTHCGWVTDVSFSPDSKVLVSSGGYLKWWNVTTGESLQTFYTNGTNLKSIHVSPNFNVYVTVDNLGILYVLQKM; encoded by the exons ATGCAGAAGGGGCTGTCAAGGGTCGGTCAGGAAG ATTATTTTCCAGGAGGAGTTCACTGGATATCTGTTGGAAAGCAGGACAAAGCAGGGCTCCtaataaaacttcaaaatctCTGTAGTAGATTAGACCATGACTGTACACTTTCACAAAGGCCACCACTTAACGTTGAGGAGGCTAAAGATCGTCTTCGTTTGCTGATGCTTCGCAAATATCCCAG GTCTCTTTTGGTCCTGGATGATATTTGGGATTCCTGGGTGTTAAAAGCATTTGATAATCAGTGTCAGGTTCTTATTACCAGCAGAGACAGGAGTGTAACAGACGCTGTGGCTG GCAATAAATATGAGGTTCATGTGGAAAGTGGACTAGCACATGAGAAAGGACTGGAGGTCTTATCCCTAtttgtaaataagaaaataacagaacTGCCAGAACAAGCTAATTGCATTGTAAGGGAATGCAAAG GTTCTCCTCTTGTGATATCCTTGATAGGTGCATTATTACGAGACTTTCCTGGTCGTTGGGAATACTACCTCAAACAGCTGCAGAATAagcaatttaaaagaataagaaaatcttCTTCATATGATTATGAAGCTCTTGATGAAGCAATGTCCATAAGTGTTGAACAATTGAATGAAAAACTTAAAGACTATTATAAGGACCTTTCTATCCTCCCAAAAGATGTTAAAGTACCTACTAAG GTTCTCTGTATTCTTTGGGATATGGAAACTGAAGAAGTTGAAGATATCTTACAGGAATTTGTTAACAAATCACTGTTGTTCTGTGATCGTAATGGGAAATCATTCCATTATTATTTGCACGATCTTCAACTTGActttcttacagaaaagaatCGCAACCAGCTTGAG GAGCTACATAAAAACATAGTAAATCAGtacaaaaaatattacaaacttAATATGCCTATTCCATCTCAAGAGGATTGCATGTACTGGTATAACTTTCTAGCGTATCATATGGCAGGTGCCAACATGCAGGAG gaaCTCCGTGATCTTATGTTTTCTCTGGATTGGATTAAAACTAAAACAGAATTGGTAGGCCCTGCCCATCTGATTCATGAATATGTAGAATATAGTTCAATCCTGGATCAAAAG GATAGCATAATACGTGAGAATTTCCAGGAATTTCTGTCTTTAAATGGGCACCTTCTTGGACGGCCACCATTTCCTGACATAATACAGCTGGGTCTTTGCCAACCGGAGACATCAGAGGTGTATCAACAAGCCAAGCTACTTGCTCAACCAGAAGCAGGCATGTTTTATTTGGAATGGAT aaataaaaaatccatgaaaaacCTCTCCCGTCTGGTTGTACGTCCACACAGAGATGCTGTTTACCATGCATGCTTTTCTCAGGATGGACAAAGAATAGCATCGTGTGGAGCTGATAAAACACTACAG GTGTTCAAAGCGGAAAGTGGAGAGAGACTTCTGGAGATAAGTGCACATGATGATGAAATACTTTGTTGCACTTTTTCTGCTGATGGTACTTTTGTAGCAACTTGTTCAGCTGATAAAAAAGTGAAG ATCTGGAATTCAAGAACAGGTcaatgtatacatgtatatgaaGAACACTCTGAACAGGTCAATTGCTGCCAATTTAATAATGGAATTAGTCAGTATCTTTTAGCTACCTGCTCAAATGACACTTTCATCAAA ctttgggatttgaacagaaaatactgtagaAATACAATGTTTGGTCATGTAAATTCTGTCAGTCATTGTAAATTTTCACCAAATGATGAGTATATTGCTAGCTGTTCAACAGATGGAACAGTAAAG ctTTGGGAAGTACACTCAGCAAATGAACTGAAAACTATTGAGATAAAAGACTTCTTCAAAACTGCTGATGAGCAACCAGATGATGTGGAGATCTTAGTAAAGTGTTGCTGTTGGTCAGGAAATAGTGCCACAATTTTGGCAGCGGCCAAAAATAAGCTTCTG CTCTTTGATGTTAAAACAAGCAATTTATTAAAGCAAGTCATTGTAAGTCATCACAGTATGATCCAATACTGTGACTTCTGTCCTGGTGATGAGTTAGTAGCAGTTGCTTTATCTCACTGCTCTGTTGAG TTATGGAATATTAAATCGTTATCAAAAATAGCAGATTGCAGGGGACACACGAGCTGGGTTCACTGTGTGACGTTTTCCCCAGATGGATCTTTATTTATGACATCCTCTGATGACCAGACAATAAGG aTTTGGGAGACAAACAAGGTGTGCAAGTCTTCTGATGCTGTGCTAAAAAGTGAACTTGATGTTGTATTCCTCAATGGTGAAGTGATGATTTTAGCAATTTACAATCACCATCATTTACAA CTTATTAATGGAAATACAGACAGCATTATTATGCAGACAGAAGCTCAGGAATCCCTTATTCGCTGCTGTTGCTTAAGTGGAGACCTTACATTTGCAGCATTTGGACAGGAGAATGGAACAATAAAG gtACTACGGTTGTCAGATGGGAAAGTTTTGAAAACGTTGAAGGCATACACGACATCTGTGCAGCATTGTCAATTTACCTCTGACTGTCAGACTGTCATTTCATGTGCTCATAATACAGTAATACAG gtttGGAGTTGGCAGTTGAATGATTGTGTGTTTCTAAGAGGGCACAAAGAAGCAGTCAAGGATTTTAGACTTCTGGAAGATTCAAAGCTTCTTTCTTGGTCATTTGATGGAACAGTTAAG gtgtgGAATATCAtaactggaaaagcagaaaaagattttgcttgCCATGGAGATACTGTTCTCTCTTGCGCTGTTTCACCTGATGGTAGTAAGTtttcatctgcttctgctgaCAAAACTGCAAAG ATATGGAGTTTTGAGAGCTCATCTGCTCTTCATGAGCTCAATGGTCACGAAGCCTGTGTTCGATGCTGTGCTTTCTCTTCTAATAGCAAATTATTAGCAACTGGAGATGACAAAGGAGAAATAAGG atTTGGGATGCCTTAACAGGTGAATTAGTTCACTTCTGCTCCCCACTTACTGTGGATGAAGGGGAACCAACACATTGTGGTTGGGTAACAGACGTCTCATTTTCTCCTGATAGTAAGGTGCTTGTGTCATCTGGAGGCTATCTGAAG TGGTGGAATGTAACTACTGGAGAATCCTTACAAACCTTCTACACAAATGGAACGAACCTCAAGTCAATACATGTGTCCCCTAATTTCAACGTTTATGTGACTGTTGATAATCTTGGTATTCTTTATGTATTACAAAAAATGTGA
- the APAF1 gene encoding apoptotic protease-activating factor 1 isoform X6 codes for MDVKSRNYLLLNRHALEKDIKTSYIMDHMIADQVLTLQEEEKVKQQNTQKERAAMLINILLTKDNNSYRSFYNALLHEGYRDLAALLQDGIPVISSGNGKSSMDGMTSYVKTILCEGGVPQRPVVFVTRPKLVDAIKQKLYCLGNDPGWVTVYGMAGCGKTVLTAEALRDHQLLEDYFPGGVHWISVGKQDKAGLLIKLQNLCSRLDHDCTLSQRPPLNVEEAKDRLRLLMLRKYPRSLLVLDDIWDSWVLKAFDNQCQVLITSRDRSVTDAVAGNKYEVHVESGLAHEKGLEVLSLFVNKKITELPEQANCIVRECKGSPLVISLIGALLRDFPGRWEYYLKQLQNKQFKRIRKSSSYDYEALDEAMSISVEQLNEKLKDYYKDLSILPKDVKVPTKVLCILWDMETEEVEDILQEFVNKSLLFCDRNGKSFHYYLHDLQLDFLTEKNRNQLEELHKNIVNQYKKYYKLNMPIPSQEDCMYWYNFLAYHMAGANMQEELRDLMFSLDWIKTKTELVGPAHLIHEYVEYSSILDQKDSIIRENFQEFLSLNGHLLGRPPFPDIIQLGLCQPETSEVYQQAKLLAQPEAGMFYLEWINKKSMKNLSRLVVRPHRDAVYHACFSQDGQRIASCGADKTLQSAWRGASQLSRKLAISQPVTWSSIHIPDSQRCSKRKVERDFWR; via the exons ATGGATGTGAAGAGTAGAAATTACTTGCTTCTGAATCGCCACGCATTGGAAAAAGACATTAAGACCTCATATATTATGGATCACATGATTGCTGACCAAGTACTGACAttacaggaggaagaaaaagtgaaacaacAG AATACCCAGAAGGAGCGAGCAGCTATGCTAATAAATATTCTTCTTACAAAAGATAATAATTCATATAGATCTTTCTATAATGCACTACTTCATGAAGGGTACAGAGATCTTGCTGCGCTTCTTCAGGATGGCATCCCTGTCATCTCCTCTGGTAATGGGAAGAGTTCTATGGATGGAATGACTTCATATG ttaaGACTATTCTCTGTGAAGGAGGTGTACCACAGAGACCAGTTGTGTTTGTTACTCGGCCAAAACTGGTGGATGCTATTAAACAGAAACTGTACTGTTTGGGAAATGATCCAGGCTGGGTCACGGTTTATGGAATGGCAGGTTGTGGAAAGACTGTTTTAACAGCAGAAGCTTTAAGGGATCACCAGCTCTTGGaag ATTATTTTCCAGGAGGAGTTCACTGGATATCTGTTGGAAAGCAGGACAAAGCAGGGCTCCtaataaaacttcaaaatctCTGTAGTAGATTAGACCATGACTGTACACTTTCACAAAGGCCACCACTTAACGTTGAGGAGGCTAAAGATCGTCTTCGTTTGCTGATGCTTCGCAAATATCCCAG GTCTCTTTTGGTCCTGGATGATATTTGGGATTCCTGGGTGTTAAAAGCATTTGATAATCAGTGTCAGGTTCTTATTACCAGCAGAGACAGGAGTGTAACAGACGCTGTGGCTG GCAATAAATATGAGGTTCATGTGGAAAGTGGACTAGCACATGAGAAAGGACTGGAGGTCTTATCCCTAtttgtaaataagaaaataacagaacTGCCAGAACAAGCTAATTGCATTGTAAGGGAATGCAAAG GTTCTCCTCTTGTGATATCCTTGATAGGTGCATTATTACGAGACTTTCCTGGTCGTTGGGAATACTACCTCAAACAGCTGCAGAATAagcaatttaaaagaataagaaaatcttCTTCATATGATTATGAAGCTCTTGATGAAGCAATGTCCATAAGTGTTGAACAATTGAATGAAAAACTTAAAGACTATTATAAGGACCTTTCTATCCTCCCAAAAGATGTTAAAGTACCTACTAAG GTTCTCTGTATTCTTTGGGATATGGAAACTGAAGAAGTTGAAGATATCTTACAGGAATTTGTTAACAAATCACTGTTGTTCTGTGATCGTAATGGGAAATCATTCCATTATTATTTGCACGATCTTCAACTTGActttcttacagaaaagaatCGCAACCAGCTTGAG GAGCTACATAAAAACATAGTAAATCAGtacaaaaaatattacaaacttAATATGCCTATTCCATCTCAAGAGGATTGCATGTACTGGTATAACTTTCTAGCGTATCATATGGCAGGTGCCAACATGCAGGAG gaaCTCCGTGATCTTATGTTTTCTCTGGATTGGATTAAAACTAAAACAGAATTGGTAGGCCCTGCCCATCTGATTCATGAATATGTAGAATATAGTTCAATCCTGGATCAAAAG GATAGCATAATACGTGAGAATTTCCAGGAATTTCTGTCTTTAAATGGGCACCTTCTTGGACGGCCACCATTTCCTGACATAATACAGCTGGGTCTTTGCCAACCGGAGACATCAGAGGTGTATCAACAAGCCAAGCTACTTGCTCAACCAGAAGCAGGCATGTTTTATTTGGAATGGAT aaataaaaaatccatgaaaaacCTCTCCCGTCTGGTTGTACGTCCACACAGAGATGCTGTTTACCATGCATGCTTTTCTCAGGATGGACAAAGAATAGCATCGTGTGGAGCTGATAAAACACTACAG TCTGCCTGGAGGGGAGCCAGCCAGCTCTCAAGGAAACTAGCAATCAGCCAGCCAGTAACCTGGTCAAGTATCCATATTCCAGACAGCCAAAG GTGTTCAAAGCGGAAAGTGGAGAGAGACTTCTGGAGATAA
- the APAF1 gene encoding apoptotic protease-activating factor 1 isoform X5 produces MDVKSRNYLLLNRHALEKDIKTSYIMDHMIADQVLTLQEEEKVKQQNTQKERAAMLINILLTKDNNSYRSFYNALLHEGYRDLAALLQDGIPVISSGNGKSSMDGMTSYVKTILCEGGVPQRPVVFVTRPKLVDAIKQKLYCLGNDPGWVTVYGMAGCGKTVLTAEALRDHQLLEDYFPGGVHWISVGKQDKAGLLIKLQNLCSRLDHDCTLSQRPPLNVEEAKDRLRLLMLRKYPRSLLVLDDIWDSWVLKAFDNQCQVLITSRDRSVTDAVAGNKYEVHVESGLAHEKGLEVLSLFVNKKITELPEQANCIVRECKGSPLVISLIGALLRDFPGRWEYYLKQLQNKQFKRIRKSSSYDYEALDEAMSISVEQLNEKLKDYYKDLSILPKDVKVPTKVLCILWDMETEEVEDILQEFVNKSLLFCDRNGKSFHYYLHDLQLDFLTEKNRNQLEELHKNIVNQYKKYYKLNMPIPSQEDCMYWYNFLAYHMAGANMQEELRDLMFSLDWIKTKTELVGPAHLIHEYVEYSSILDQKDSIIRENFQEFLSLNGHLLGRPPFPDIIQLGLCQPETSEVYQQAKLLAQPEAGMFYLEWINKKSMKNLSRLVVRPHRDAVYHACFSQDGQRIASCGADKTLQVFKAESGERLLEISAHDDEILCCTFSADGTFVATCSADKKVKIWNSRTGQCIHVYEEHSEQVNCCQFNNGISQYLLATCSNDTFIKLWDLNRKYCRNTMFGHVNSVSHCKFSPNDEYIASCSTDGTVKLWEVHSANELKTIEIKDFFKTADEQPDDVEILVKCCCWSGNSATILAAAKNKLLLFDVKTSNLLKQVIVSHHSMIQYCDFCPGDELVAVALSHCSVELWNIKSLSKIADCRGHTSWVHCVTFSPDGSLFMTSSDDQTIRIWETNKVCKSSDAVLKSELDVVFLNGEVMILAIYNHHHLQLGTLLSLVSEK; encoded by the exons ATGGATGTGAAGAGTAGAAATTACTTGCTTCTGAATCGCCACGCATTGGAAAAAGACATTAAGACCTCATATATTATGGATCACATGATTGCTGACCAAGTACTGACAttacaggaggaagaaaaagtgaaacaacAG AATACCCAGAAGGAGCGAGCAGCTATGCTAATAAATATTCTTCTTACAAAAGATAATAATTCATATAGATCTTTCTATAATGCACTACTTCATGAAGGGTACAGAGATCTTGCTGCGCTTCTTCAGGATGGCATCCCTGTCATCTCCTCTGGTAATGGGAAGAGTTCTATGGATGGAATGACTTCATATG ttaaGACTATTCTCTGTGAAGGAGGTGTACCACAGAGACCAGTTGTGTTTGTTACTCGGCCAAAACTGGTGGATGCTATTAAACAGAAACTGTACTGTTTGGGAAATGATCCAGGCTGGGTCACGGTTTATGGAATGGCAGGTTGTGGAAAGACTGTTTTAACAGCAGAAGCTTTAAGGGATCACCAGCTCTTGGaag ATTATTTTCCAGGAGGAGTTCACTGGATATCTGTTGGAAAGCAGGACAAAGCAGGGCTCCtaataaaacttcaaaatctCTGTAGTAGATTAGACCATGACTGTACACTTTCACAAAGGCCACCACTTAACGTTGAGGAGGCTAAAGATCGTCTTCGTTTGCTGATGCTTCGCAAATATCCCAG GTCTCTTTTGGTCCTGGATGATATTTGGGATTCCTGGGTGTTAAAAGCATTTGATAATCAGTGTCAGGTTCTTATTACCAGCAGAGACAGGAGTGTAACAGACGCTGTGGCTG GCAATAAATATGAGGTTCATGTGGAAAGTGGACTAGCACATGAGAAAGGACTGGAGGTCTTATCCCTAtttgtaaataagaaaataacagaacTGCCAGAACAAGCTAATTGCATTGTAAGGGAATGCAAAG GTTCTCCTCTTGTGATATCCTTGATAGGTGCATTATTACGAGACTTTCCTGGTCGTTGGGAATACTACCTCAAACAGCTGCAGAATAagcaatttaaaagaataagaaaatcttCTTCATATGATTATGAAGCTCTTGATGAAGCAATGTCCATAAGTGTTGAACAATTGAATGAAAAACTTAAAGACTATTATAAGGACCTTTCTATCCTCCCAAAAGATGTTAAAGTACCTACTAAG GTTCTCTGTATTCTTTGGGATATGGAAACTGAAGAAGTTGAAGATATCTTACAGGAATTTGTTAACAAATCACTGTTGTTCTGTGATCGTAATGGGAAATCATTCCATTATTATTTGCACGATCTTCAACTTGActttcttacagaaaagaatCGCAACCAGCTTGAG GAGCTACATAAAAACATAGTAAATCAGtacaaaaaatattacaaacttAATATGCCTATTCCATCTCAAGAGGATTGCATGTACTGGTATAACTTTCTAGCGTATCATATGGCAGGTGCCAACATGCAGGAG gaaCTCCGTGATCTTATGTTTTCTCTGGATTGGATTAAAACTAAAACAGAATTGGTAGGCCCTGCCCATCTGATTCATGAATATGTAGAATATAGTTCAATCCTGGATCAAAAG GATAGCATAATACGTGAGAATTTCCAGGAATTTCTGTCTTTAAATGGGCACCTTCTTGGACGGCCACCATTTCCTGACATAATACAGCTGGGTCTTTGCCAACCGGAGACATCAGAGGTGTATCAACAAGCCAAGCTACTTGCTCAACCAGAAGCAGGCATGTTTTATTTGGAATGGAT aaataaaaaatccatgaaaaacCTCTCCCGTCTGGTTGTACGTCCACACAGAGATGCTGTTTACCATGCATGCTTTTCTCAGGATGGACAAAGAATAGCATCGTGTGGAGCTGATAAAACACTACAG GTGTTCAAAGCGGAAAGTGGAGAGAGACTTCTGGAGATAAGTGCACATGATGATGAAATACTTTGTTGCACTTTTTCTGCTGATGGTACTTTTGTAGCAACTTGTTCAGCTGATAAAAAAGTGAAG ATCTGGAATTCAAGAACAGGTcaatgtatacatgtatatgaaGAACACTCTGAACAGGTCAATTGCTGCCAATTTAATAATGGAATTAGTCAGTATCTTTTAGCTACCTGCTCAAATGACACTTTCATCAAA ctttgggatttgaacagaaaatactgtagaAATACAATGTTTGGTCATGTAAATTCTGTCAGTCATTGTAAATTTTCACCAAATGATGAGTATATTGCTAGCTGTTCAACAGATGGAACAGTAAAG ctTTGGGAAGTACACTCAGCAAATGAACTGAAAACTATTGAGATAAAAGACTTCTTCAAAACTGCTGATGAGCAACCAGATGATGTGGAGATCTTAGTAAAGTGTTGCTGTTGGTCAGGAAATAGTGCCACAATTTTGGCAGCGGCCAAAAATAAGCTTCTG CTCTTTGATGTTAAAACAAGCAATTTATTAAAGCAAGTCATTGTAAGTCATCACAGTATGATCCAATACTGTGACTTCTGTCCTGGTGATGAGTTAGTAGCAGTTGCTTTATCTCACTGCTCTGTTGAG TTATGGAATATTAAATCGTTATCAAAAATAGCAGATTGCAGGGGACACACGAGCTGGGTTCACTGTGTGACGTTTTCCCCAGATGGATCTTTATTTATGACATCCTCTGATGACCAGACAATAAGG aTTTGGGAGACAAACAAGGTGTGCAAGTCTTCTGATGCTGTGCTAAAAAGTGAACTTGATGTTGTATTCCTCAATGGTGAAGTGATGATTTTAGCAATTTACAATCACCATCATTTACAA CTAGGAACTCTGCTTAGTTTAGTAAGCGAAAAATGA